In the genome of Devosia rhizoryzae, the window AAACCTGCGGCGATGTCGTCTAGGTAAGACTCATCGATCTCTCGCACCAAGCTTTGCGGCTCAAGCCTTACGACACGTTCGGCCAGATCATTGCTGCGCATGGCGGCCCAGATGTGCTGCTGACCGGCAAGGCCTTCAAGGGCCTCGACCAGCTTGGGATCGAACCAGCGGCCTGACCGGGCCCGGGCTTCAGCGATAGCGGCCGTCGCACCACCGCGCATAAAGAAGACGTCCACCACTTGGCTCAGGAGCGCGATGCGGGAGAAAATCGAGATCTCCTCGCCCACGCGCCGCAGGGGCTGACCGGTGCCGTCCCAATGTTCATCAAGATCGAGGATGCCGTCGGCGACAGCGCCGGAAAACCGCATGGACCTAGCGATGTCGGCGCCGCGCTGGCAGCGGGTCTCGACCAGTTCGCGGGCAATTTCGCCGCCATTGCGCGCGATGTTGACCATGGCTTGCAGGCGCTCGATCATGCCTGAACTGCGTCCGGTATGAGCCACGAGGAACCGCATGACTTCGGGAAGGCGCGTATCCACGAACTTATAGGCGCTTTTGAAGCTCAGATCATCGGTGAGATAGAGCCGACAGATGCGGGCGGCGTTGGAACTGCAGCCAATGTCCTTGAGCAGAAGCGTGTAATAAAGGTCGGAAAGCTCCTCGGGCGAGAGGCCGATGCGTTCGCCCAGATGCATGCCGATCCAGCAGCAGCGCAGGCCATGGCCTACCGGCTGCCCCTCGGTGATATCGAGAGCCAGGCTCAGCGCGCCGACGACGTCCGACAGGTGAATGGCCTCGATAGCTTGCATATTCGTTCCGCTCCGCAAGCCAGCATAAGTAGAAGCCGCTAATATTTCCTTCGAT includes:
- a CDS encoding HD-GYP domain-containing protein; its protein translation is MQAIEAIHLSDVVGALSLALDITEGQPVGHGLRCCWIGMHLGERIGLSPEELSDLYYTLLLKDIGCSSNAARICRLYLTDDLSFKSAYKFVDTRLPEVMRFLVAHTGRSSGMIERLQAMVNIARNGGEIARELVETRCQRGADIARSMRFSGAVADGILDLDEHWDGTGQPLRRVGEEISIFSRIALLSQVVDVFFMRGGATAAIAEARARSGRWFDPKLVEALEGLAGQQHIWAAMRSNDLAERVVRLEPQSLVREIDESYLDDIAAGFAKVVDAKSPFTAGHSDRVALFADLIAEQLGYDAPSRRTLRRAALLHDIGKLGVSNSILDKAGRPEPDEWAEIKRHPEMGRNILSKIAALKDTAAIAGNHHERLDGKGYPFGIHAGAINVETRIVTTADIFDALTADRPYRKAMSVSAALDIMRQDLDTAIDRRCFDALVQGLDRVQHLAA